GGAGAGAAGTACCTTGAAGCTAATTCTTAAGTAGGAAATCTTTAAGGTATATTGGTTTAGAAATGAAATGGCTACCAAAAAATGGTAGCCATTTCTATTTTAAAACTTATGATCATCAATACGCAAACCATATAAAATCCGATAGGAGTATGTTTAAGCGAAATTAAGATCCTAAAAAATAGTATCGATAGTTCGATAGAAATTTACCTCTACAAGAGTTACAAAATATAATATCAAACGTTTGCATAGTGAGTTTTAGCTGAAAAATTTTACTTTTGCTACAGTTTTTATCAAGCCATAAATTAATGTGATTCTATAAATGGCTATAAATTCATTGAATTTACTCAAAAAGAATAACTAAAACACTTTTTATGAGGTGCGAGCATAAGCTGTTTCATGGTAAAACTTTGGCAATACTAACTGGTGGGGGTGATACACCAGCAATAAATTCAAGCATTGAAGCGATTAGAAATAGAGCCTCTTTTTTAGGGTATAAAGTTTATGGTATTCGGCATGGATGGAAAGGCCTATTAGGCAATGGAGATGTTCTGGATCTTACCAATCAACCATACGATGGGTTTTACGGAGGAACAGCATTGCGTTCAAGCCGCACCAACCCATTCCCATCAAATAAAAACCCTGAGGATCGTGTACCTCAGATATTAAGAAACCTTGAGAGATATAAAATTGATGTTATTGTTACTATTGGTGGCGATGACACCAATGGTGTTGCAAAAGCACTATATGAGGCTTACGGCATACCAGTTATAGGCTTTCCAAAAACCATTGATAATGATTTAAGGACAAGAACAATGCATAATTTCAATGGAGAAGAAATTGAAACTGTTCTCTGTCCTGGTTTTCCCTCAGCTGCAAAAGGAGTAATGGAGTACGCTGGGAGAATTAGAACAACTGCCGAATCCCACTCAAGAATTATTGTGCTTGAAGTAATGGGTCGCGATGCTGGTTGGCTGAATGGTGGTGCTTCGTTTGGCGGTGCCGAAATGGCTCTTGTTCCTGAGTTTGAAATCACAAAGGAGCG
This window of the Bacteroidales bacterium genome carries:
- a CDS encoding 6-phosphofructokinase, producing the protein MRCEHKLFHGKTLAILTGGGDTPAINSSIEAIRNRASFLGYKVYGIRHGWKGLLGNGDVLDLTNQPYDGFYGGTALRSSRTNPFPSNKNPEDRVPQILRNLERYKIDVIVTIGGDDTNGVAKALYEAYGIPVIGFPKTIDNDLRTRTMHNFNGEEIETVLCPGFPSAAKGVMEYAGRIRTTAESHSRIIVLEVMGRDAGWLNGGASFGGAEMALVPEFEITKERKDFFLESVKEEYLRSPKKSLVISVSEGVRWYDAATDKVDVVYASSEVDEFGHHRFGGISGIVASEISNKLGIQARAESTGYYARSGECRLYDRRLTTTLADKVVDLLLREDYGQMPVLKKMAKYQELEEFNTTSIDMGDICNHPLPDVYYDINKFKFSDAYMDFMSYILDKPHFLKFDYDFPVVIPED